The following are encoded in a window of Cupriavidus oxalaticus genomic DNA:
- the rnpA gene encoding ribonuclease P protein component: protein MSAHAFPKAARLTKTDEFSSVFALRPRRRSTHFVLYVRANGLAEARLGVVVGKKFAPRAAERNLVKRMARELFRQRREQLSGRDVLLRLQAKFPRAEFATRTAVRQACAAEIASLLEVAAKPLPPPPAPNPAPPAPPPASAPQSQPPGL from the coding sequence GTGTCAGCCCATGCCTTCCCCAAAGCCGCGAGGCTCACAAAGACGGATGAGTTTTCATCCGTTTTTGCTTTGCGGCCCCGCCGGCGCAGCACGCATTTCGTGCTGTACGTGCGCGCCAACGGCCTGGCCGAAGCCCGGCTGGGCGTGGTCGTGGGCAAGAAGTTCGCGCCGCGCGCCGCCGAGCGCAACCTGGTGAAGCGCATGGCGCGCGAGCTGTTCCGCCAGCGCCGCGAGCAGTTGTCGGGGCGTGACGTGCTGTTGCGCCTGCAAGCAAAATTCCCGCGGGCGGAATTTGCCACGCGCACGGCGGTCCGACAGGCGTGCGCGGCGGAAATCGCCAGCTTGCTGGAGGTGGCGGCCAAACCGCTGCCGCCGCCGCCCGCGCCCAACCCTGCACCACCCGCCCCGCCGCCGGCTTCTGCCCCGCAGAGCCAGCCACCGGGCCTTTAG